The proteins below come from a single Penaeus monodon isolate SGIC_2016 chromosome 23, NSTDA_Pmon_1, whole genome shotgun sequence genomic window:
- the LOC119588106 gene encoding LOW QUALITY PROTEIN: inhibitor of growth protein 3-like (The sequence of the model RefSeq protein was modified relative to this genomic sequence to represent the inferred CDS: deleted 1 base in 1 codon), with product MLYLEDFLEVIEQIPQEIRDRTTDLRELDLGIQNTSDQLEEQIKIFFGNAKKMKPQEREAEYEKIRKEYYKLLDDAEEKVQVATNMHDLLERYMRKLDQELEKFKCELEADSPGITEVLEKRSLELDEPIRDNQKENRNVTHSYRNSERRQSSSSTVIIKKEERIEPSLPTGLSTSPPSSSTIAYTLGHMGAGSNAIAAAASQAIAATQQMQQGRRTASLKASYDAVTSGVHPTEFSIGSELANAAQTALAASSLPQETATTTSSNSTSTGSSNKKQKKKHGGSTSSLTAPAVMEASPAPSEDLLQDALIDPNSENPDWTYDPNEPRYCVCNQVSYGDMVACDNPKCPVEWFHYPCVGITAPPKGKWYCPQCSATMNRRARK from the exons ATGCTGTACCTCGAAGATTTCCTAGAGGTCATTGAACAAATACCTCAGGAGATACGAGACAGGACGACGGATCTGCGTGAGTTAGACTTAGGCATTCAGAACACCTCCGACCAGCTGGAGGAGCAGATCAAGATCTTCTTCGGCAATGCCAAGAAGATGAAGCCTCAGGAGCGAGAGGCGGAGTACGAGAAAATCCGGAAAGAATATTATAAATTGCTGGACGATGCGGAAGAAAAGGTGCAAGTTGCGACCAACATGCATGACTTACTAGAACGCTACATGAGGAAGCTTGACCAAGAATTGGAGAAATTTAAGTGTGAACTTGAAGCTGACAGCCCCGGTATCACTGAGGTGCTAGAGAAG CGATCTCTAGAGTTAGATGAGCCTATCAGAGACAATCAGAAGGAAAACCGTAACGTCACACATAGTTATCGAAATTCCGAGCGTCGGCAGTCCTCATCTTCAACAGTGATCatcaagaaagaagaaagaatagaaccCAGCTTACCGACAGGTTTATCGACATcccctccatcatcatcaaccatagCCTACACACTAGGCCACATGGGTGCTGGCAGTAATGCTATTGCAGCAGCAGCATCTCAAGCAATAGCAGCTACACAACAGATGCAACAGGGTCGCCGTACAGCAAGTCTCAAGGCATCATATGATGCTGTAACCTCTGGTGTTCACCCAACAGAATTCTCCATTGGGAGTGAGTTAGCAAATGCTGCCCAAACTGCTCTTGCAGCTTCATCACTTCCACAAGAGACGGCCACAACAACGAGCAGTAATAGCACTAGCACTGGATCCAgcaacaagaaacaaaagaagaagcatGGGGGATCGACCAGTAGCCTAACTGCCCCTGCTGTTATGGAAGCTTCACCTGCACCTTCAGAAGACTTACTTCAAGATGCACTTATCGATCCCAATTCAGAAAATCCAGACTGGACATATGATCCTAATGAACCAAGATATTGTGTCTGTAATCAAGTATCATATGGTGACATGGTTGCTTGTGATAACCCAAAGTGTCCAGTGGAATGGTTCCATTACCCATGTGTTGGTATTACAGCTCCACCAAAAGGAAAATGGTATTGTCCACAGTGTTCAGCGACCATGAACAGGAGAGCAAGAAAGTAA